The window CAGTATAAGCTGTAGTTCCTCCGGTGGCGGCTGCTTGTCTCGAGGCCGCGTTCTGCTCCTGCGCCGCCAGCTTATCCATCTCCGCTTGATGGATCCTCTCTTCTTTTTTCTCGGTCGCCATTTGTTTTTCCACTGGATCACGTGTCGTCAATTTCTCCGCCTGTTCAACAAaagttaaaaatatatatataaaaatctaAACTATACACATTTGAACGCACTAAACTTTTTTTACGCTAATCCGCTATAACAAATTAGTACTCTTATCGTCTCGTATCACGCTTGCTCAGGGCCAGATACAACATACGACACGGCGTATAAATTTATGTGTAGAAAGACACAAAAATAACAATCAACAATAAATATGACCTCGTAACTTTGAAAATACAATGAGTTCAATGCTAAAACCTTAAAGGTTAAAGCATAGATCTTAAATTTTGAATTCCATACTTACTAATTAGTTATCTACTGTTACACGGTTGCAAGTTATGCTTAACTTTGATGGGtaaaaaattaatatatttttaatacacataacttaaaattttaaattaattttaggaaaaaaaaagaataattagAAAAATACTGAAAAGATATATGAAGAAAAAAACCTTCTCTCCGACGACTGCCTTGGTTTTTTCCATGCCAGCCTTAGCCGAAGCGGCAACATTAGCTGCTTTCTCCTTTGCTGCTTGCATCTTCAAATTcctttttaaaatattctctttaTTTTGCTACGCTTTTAACTTCTCAGTTTCTTGATTATGAGTTGCGGAGAACAGAACTGTTCGTTGTGGGGGTCTCATATAAGAAGAGTGATGAGGAGGAGAACGTGGGTGGGGCCATGTGGAATAAAAGTGATACGTGGATTGATATAAGAGTTGGCTGCATGAGTTTATAACACGTATGTAGAGGTTGTCAAAATGCAGCTAACAGATAAGAGCTGCAGTGCGAAAGTAACGGAATCGAACGAATTAGTAAGTTTGGTTATATTTATATACTTAGATATTCTTGCCCGTGCTTCCTAACAATGTAATCCTAGAATGTTGTTGGGACATTATTATTAGGGCGTATTGTTGTTCAAGTTATACATTTTCAGTAGAATATAACTGTAGAAAATTATGAGCACAGTAAAATTTGCATTCACTATTACGTCATTATGTTTATCAATAGTGACGCTGCGATCCACTCTTGAAGTAAGGAAGTTTATCTTGTACATATTTTAATTCATCTCATCAAAAACATTTAACGCCTTCATGTTCAGAAATTAATCGAGGACATTGTAAATTTGAGTAGACTTTAAAAATATTGACAAAATAAACACAAAATTAAAACTTACAATGGAGTGTGATCAATATAGTTTTCCAAATTTGAATGATACAACATATACTCAGAAATATCTATGTTAAATTAATTAGAATGAGCACATTTACACATAAAACAATAATCTAAGCACCCAATAAGCAACAACATAGTAGATCATAATGGTGTTAAAAACCCAACCGGAACCGAAAATCGAACTGTAAAAGTGGATTAATGGATTATTGGTATCGGCTTATCGGTTTAACGGAtggggaacggattgaaattttattgttaacggcttatcggtttgggggcggattattcaattttcttatcggcTAAACCGT is drawn from Nicotiana tomentosiformis chromosome 12, ASM39032v3, whole genome shotgun sequence and contains these coding sequences:
- the LOC104099155 gene encoding 11 kDa late embryogenesis abundant protein-like; the protein is MQAAKEKAANVAASAKAGMEKTKAVVGEKAEKLTTRDPVEKQMATEKKEERIHQAEMDKLAAQEQNAASRQAAATGGTTAYTASSGGVAPGHTTGAQGTTTAPTGTTTGVVGTQNPPGTTTGTGRATVQGPNTGGQLGSTTDSAF